In Geminocystis sp. NIES-3708, the genomic stretch TTAGTTTTACTATCAGTGTATTTTTTAAGCAGTTCTAAGGCTAAAATTATGGGGCGGTGGATGTCATTATTAGAGCGAAATTCCAGCACTTCTAATAATTGGGGTATCATCCGACGATAATGGGTAGCAAAGGAACTACGCATAACAGTATGAACTTTTTGGCGATATGCTGTATTGGTGGATTTATATTCTTTGACGAGGTTTAAGAGAGTTTCTTGACTGACAACGGGATAAACTACGGTTTGAATGACTCCTTCTGGATTAGCTAGGGCTACTTCGGCAATACGAAAAAGGATATTAGTTTTTCCATTTACCAGTTTAAAGTCTTCAATCAGTTCTTTTTGGATGCGTTTTTCAGCTCTCGTGCCAATGCGTTTAATAATTGAGATGAGAATTTCAATAAGATTATCGGTAATTTCTTGACTACGTTGATGACAAAAAGCACTCATTAATGTGTAGCGTATTGGTTCAGAATGTTGTCGTAAGTCATAGGGAGATTCTGTGGCGGCTCTTTGACGGTATTTTTGAATGATTTTGGCGGATATTCCTTGAAATAAATCTGTGGATAATCCTACGGCTCGAATTCGTTTTAGTTTTTCAATTTCTGTGAGAAAGGTATCTAAGCCCACTGGACCTGGATCTGTTTTAATAAATGCAAAGTCGGAGGTTTTTAGTTTTGGCGAAGATGTTGATTCATCTTCATTATTGTCATCGGTTTTGAGAAGAATATCAATTTGCTCTTTGATTATCGTGGTTAATTTTGATGTTACCTGATTACAGCATTGACTTTCCGATACTGATAAAGCATGACGAATTAAGCGTTCAATTTGTTTTTCTGTAGGTGATTCAAGTAGTAATTCACGAAACTTTTTATAAACAATTTCTTTAATAGACTCAAATTTTTGCTCGCCCTTGAATAATTTCCGCAATCAGCCAATCACTTATAGTAGAACAATCTTCAAGGGTAGCAATTTTAAAGTTGAATAAAATACGAATTTCAACTCTATAAGCTTTAGCAGAACGCCCTTGCCAATTATAATCGAAATAAGTTTTGGGGGAAATATTTAACTGATTAGAAATGTAAGCGATGACCTGCTCTGGTATTTCGGAGGGATAATCGGGAAAATGAGCCATTAATTGGAAATATTTGAGAAAAACAACAAATCCGATTTTATTTGCTTCTCGTTTTTGGTTAACCAGTTCTAATTCGGAAGGAATTAAAGTCCAATTTTCAATTAACTCTTCTGTTTTCCAGTTTTTCTTAAGCATTCATTCTTTTGTAACTAAGCAATCAATAAGAATAGTAGAAAAAGGGATCATGTTTCTTTTTCTATCAATTTTTGTTAATTGCATAGTACGTCTTATTTGTCAAATGTACTTTTATATTTATATATGTAAAACTTATTAATAAGTCATAATACTCTATGAAATAAAAAATGAAGATAAAATGGCTGAAATACCTCCATTTCAATAGCTAAAGTTGTAAGTTGCACTTGGTTGCACGAACCCTATGTTTCCGCCGTCATACAATACCAAGAACCTTAATTTTATATAGAGATTTATGGGGACAAACCAACAATAGTAAAAATATAAATCTAAACAACACATTAGAAAAACTTTATCAACTTGATTTAGAAGAAATGTTGTTATTAAGTTTTGCCTTTAGTTTTAAGCCTGAAAAAGGTTTTATAAATCTATGGAAAATAATTGAAAGTGAAAACAAATTAAGTAAAAATTTTATTAAAACTTTCTCAGAGAGCACACAAAAAAAATTCATTAATTTTATAGCTTGTACATATAAAAATTTCCGTGAAAAATCTAAAAAAGAAGAGCTTAATCCTGAATACAGAAAATTTCGATTTAATCCTCTAATTAATTATCCCGTTTTAATTCCTGATAAAAAAATTAGACCTACTTCTGGTTTAGGTCAAGTATATATAACACCCATACCTCGTTTAATAAGTGAACGAGTAGTAAGAGGATTATATTATGATCTATCTAATTATTTTCAAGATGGAAAAAAGAACCCTTTTAAAACAGCTTTTGGAAAAGTTTTTGAAGAATATGTCGGTTTAATTCTTGATAAAAGTATTAATCAATATAAAATAAAAAAAGAATTTCAATATGGAAAACCTGATATTGATTCTCCTGATTGGTTTATATTAGACTTAGAAAATAAAAAAGCTATTGTCATAGAAGTCAAGCAATCTAGTCTTTATTTATCGGCTAAAACATACGGAGAAATTGAAGATATACAAAAAAGTATAAAACAAACAATCGGAAAAGGTGTCAAACAAATATATCAGTTTGAACAGAATATAAAAGATAGAAAATATAGAGAATTAGAAGAGTTTTATGATTTAGAAATTGTTGATAAAATGATAGTAACCTATGATAAATCTTACTTCAATAATTCAGTATTAAGAGATCAAGTAAAACAAGTCGATAAAACAATCCCAAATGATTATCATTGGCATACAATTTCTATTGAAGAACTAGAATATATAGTAGGTACATTAGGTGATAGTATATTCGATTTTCTTAAAGAGAAAAAAAAGGAAAAGTTTACTGATGAAATGGATTTTATAGACTATTGTGCTAGAAAATATCCTGAACTAAAAATTAATAATTCATATCTGAACGAAATTTCTGATAAATTTTTCCAAGAATTAAAAATGCTCGAAAAAGGAAAATAAAACACAACGAGAAAAATTATAGGAATATATTTAAGAATTATATCATTTTGAAAAAATTACTATATGGCGTTAAACTAAGCCAGTTTGTTACCAAACCGACTCGTCTTCAGAACTTAGCGTGAGAATTTCACCTCACTACGCTCCTCTGTTTTCACGCTCTTTATGAGTACCTACTTTGAGTGAGGTTAGATTTTGTCTTCTTCCTTTTTAGCTTTATATAGCTTTAGCTTTATAACCTTACGGTCACTCTTAGTTTTAACATCATGGCAATGTTTATGTAATAATTGGAGATTATCCTTCATATTTTTACCACCTCCTTGTTTAGGGATGATATGGTCTGTGTGAATCAAATCTCCGTCAAGAAAGTTTAAATTACACCAACCTCTGATAATCGGATTTGACTCACTGATAATTTTTTCTTGGGGTGCTGCTTTTAATCTGCCAATGGTTTCCGATAGTTTTTGATAGTGCCTCCTCACACTATCTTCGGATGGTTTGATAATTGTCTTAAAACCGAGTAATTGACCATGTCCATTTCTCCCTGACTGATATTTGCCAACTTGATATTGACGTATGTTAAATCCCAGAAAATCAAATCCAGGTTGTTTTTTGTCCAACTTATTGAGAGTATGAACAATATTGGTTTTACTTAGCTTTAATTCAAGGTCATAGAAAGATAACCATTCAACAATGATATTTTTACAGGTTTTGAGACTATCCAGATTTTCATGAAATATGACAAAATCATCAGCATATCTAATTAAAAATGCACCTTTGACTTGTTTAATCCTGTTTTCCATACCATGTAGGGCTATATTGCTTAAAAGTGGGGAAATAACACCTCCCTGTGGTGTCCCTTGATGGTTTGGACTTCTTAGACAGTTCTCAAAGTCACAAATATCTGCTTTCAACCATGCTCGAATTTGTCTCCTTAATTTAGGAAAAGTATTGAGTTTGGTTAAAAGTTTTTGATGATTAATTTGGTCAAAACACTTTGCAATATCAGCATCTAAAACAAATTTTGATTTATATCTAATTTGATTAAAAATAGCTTCTATAGCATCATGGGCACCCCTTCCTGGTCTAAAACCATAGGAATTATCTTCAAATTTTGCTTCCCATTCAGGTTCAAGAACTGCCATCACTAATGCTTGTGCGGCTCTATCAGCCATTACGGGAATACCCAAAGGTCGCTTCTCATTTTTACCTGGTTTAGGAATCCATATCCTTCTAATTGGTTTAGATTTGTCCCCAAGGTTTAAATTTTGTGCGAGTTGAAAACGTTGTTTTGGGGTTAAGGATTTAACCTTATCCACACCGGCTGTTTTCTTTCCTTGATTATCTTGTGAGACTTTTCTGACAGATAAGAGTCGATTATGATAGGATTTCACGAGAGTTTTTTGTAGCCTTCTTCCTTTCTTAACATCACCATTAATGTAGGCTCGGTAGATTCTCTTTTGCAACTTCCAAACCGCTTTTTGGATTTTACCCCAATTGAGCTGATTCCATTCCACAGTATTTGTTTTTAAATCTGTATTAGACATATTAATTGCTACTTAATTACTACTTTCGTCAGAACAGTGAGGATATGGGCATATCTCAATCATTACAAATGAGCATTGGCTTTTTCCTCAATCCTTCGCCCCTTATAACCTCCACGAATAGAGAGTTTACATCTTGGTTGATTACTGAGAAATTTGAGTTTCTCAGAGCTATAGGGGGATTTCCTCGTTCCGAATATTTCGTTGATATGAATTAAATGGGATGTGTCTGTCCACCGAGTGCGGTTGATGTTGTGACTGTCATATTTCTACTGACAATTAACCATTTGCACTATTGCTTTTTGGCTACAGCCTTTCAGTCCTAATTTGGCTGTTTACCCTTAACGATGGTTATGACGGGAATATTCTTCCTTTTACTTCAAGTTATACTTTATCCCTTGAATTCTTACTAGCAGTTAACCAGTAAGGACTACCAGTCAGAGCTACATTTAACCCCGCTTTACGGATTGATGACCAGTCGCTACCGTAGGGGTTATGTTTTTACTCCCAACATCGAGAGAGTAGGGCTTGATAATTTGAGCTTTTGGCGGTATGAAGAAGACTAAAAGTAGGTCTCCCTAAAGGACGAAAAGGAATTGGTATATCTTTAAATTTGAGATAGTGAATCAATAGTGAAACAGAATACTTTAAAATCTCCATGGATTTTGAATAACATAAAGTTTTTCGATGTAGTCTAGCAAGATAATGTCTTAATCTCGTATTTTCTCCCTCCACTCTGGTCATGTATGTTTTACAGATGATTTGGTCGCCCTCAGGAATAAAGTTTCCATAGACTTTCCACCCGTCTGTTACATAAAAATAACAATGCCATTTTTTTACTTGCTCCCACAACGGTCTAAATGTTTTTGCACTTCTATCCCCTATGACCCATTCCAATATACCCTCGTGAAAATGATCTACCGCTGTCCATCGCCAGATTGGTTTTTTTTTGAGCCGACAAAGGTTTGCAATTCATCTAATTCTCCAACTTCTGGTCGCGTTTCTGGATGATAGCTCTGTGGCAAAATTTGACCCACTGCTTTAACCCAAGAGATGATCGTTGTATGATGCACCTGTTTAATCCTCCCAATAGCTCGAAAACCCATACCATTGACGTACATTTTTAAGCATTCTTTTCTGAGATCATCACTATAACCTTTACCACTGAGTTGTTCTGGAGCTATAAATTGTCCGCGACAATGAACACAAATATGATTTTGTTTTCCTTTTTTTATGCCATTTTTATTGATATTCTTGGAGCCACATTCTGGACATTTCATGTTTTTTTACTTCACTTTTTTCCTTTTTCTATCATACCCTCATTCACCAACGCC encodes the following:
- a CDS encoding DUF4158 domain-containing protein — protein: MLKKNWKTEELIENWTLIPSELELVNQKREANKIGFVVFLKYFQLMAHFPDYPSEIPEQVIAYISNQLNISPKTYFDYNWQGRSAKAYRVEIRILFNFKIATLEDCSTISDWLIAEIIQGRAKI
- a CDS encoding reverse transcriptase domain-containing protein: MSNTDLKTNTVEWNQLNWGKIQKAVWKLQKRIYRAYINGDVKKGRRLQKTLVKSYHNRLLSVRKVSQDNQGKKTAGVDKVKSLTPKQRFQLAQNLNLGDKSKPIRRIWIPKPGKNEKRPLGIPVMADRAAQALVMAVLEPEWEAKFEDNSYGFRPGRGAHDAIEAIFNQIRYKSKFVLDADIAKCFDQINHQKLLTKLNTFPKLRRQIRAWLKADICDFENCLRSPNHQGTPQGGVISPLLSNIALHGMENRIKQVKGAFLIRYADDFVIFHENLDSLKTCKNIIVEWLSFYDLELKLSKTNIVHTLNKLDKKQPGFDFLGFNIRQYQVGKYQSGRNGHGQLLGFKTIIKPSEDSVRRHYQKLSETIGRLKAAPQEKIISESNPIIRGWCNLNFLDGDLIHTDHIIPKQGGGKNMKDNLQLLHKHCHDVKTKSDRKVIKLKLYKAKKEEDKI